In one window of Bombus vancouverensis nearcticus chromosome 10, iyBomVanc1_principal, whole genome shotgun sequence DNA:
- the Fibroin1 gene encoding silk fibroin 1, whose product MKIPALLVTCLYLWGFASASPSSSLLEIVQGSASATASTAVTARSGLRAGQVALASQKDATLQADASAAAAAAARASADQSASLAQQSASLQSKAAARAKSAEESAAATAKAELQAESTAASASSAAREAAASAKASASAMSSAAVQAKLAEKTAKNQALASEEAKLKAAAAASAAAAASAAAEVALKAEKLAEEAIAKAAAAKAAARAAAAALNSAKEAATSSARSAAEAEARSEVALLISELDKKSRELAASTSAKARAAAAASSRNIETAVVGANINLAKEVLAVPIEPAKLPEPGLALKEESTAIASSESDVAVETSSEAWSI is encoded by the coding sequence ATGAAGATTCCAGCACTGCTCGTAACGTGCCTCTATCTTTGGGGCTTCGCGTCCGCCAGCCCGAGCTCATCCCTGCTCGAGATCGTGCAGGGTAGCGCGTCGGCCACCGCATCCACCGCTGTGACCGCTAGATCCGGACTTCGTGCCGGTCAGGTAGCCCTGGCCTCGCAGAAGGATGCCACACTTCAGGCAGATGCCTCAGCGGCTGCCGCGGCCGCTGCACGCGCTTCCGCCGACCAGTCGGCCAGTCTAGCCCAACAGTCGGCGTCTTTGCAGTCCAAAGCTGCCGCCAGAGCAAAATCAGCCGAAGAGTCAGCGGCAGCTACGGCCAAAGCCGAGTTGCAGGCAGAATCCACTGCTGCATCGGCCAGTTCCGCTGCCAGAGAGGCTGCAGCGTCCGCGAAAGCCTCCGCATCCGCGATGTCATCGGCTGCCGTGCAGGCGAAGCTCGCCGAAAAGACGGCCAAGAATCAAGCTCTGGCTTCCGAAGAGGCCAAACTCAAGGCAGCCGCCGCTGCCAGCGCAGCAGCAGCAGCCAGCGCCGCCGCCGAGGTAGCCCTGAAAGCTGAGAAACTAGCGGAAGAAGCCATCGCCAAGGCAGCCGCTGCCAAAGCAGCCGCCAGAGCAGCTGCAGCCGCGTTAAACTCCGCGAAGGAAGCCGCCACGAGCAGCGCAAGGAGCGCCGCCGAAGCCGAAGCTAGGAGCGAAGTCGCTCTACTGATCAGCGAACTCGACAAGAAGAGCAGGGAACTCGCCGCTTCCACGTCGGCCAAGGCACGCGCTGCTGCCGCGGCTAGCTCCAGAAACATAGAAACGGCTGTTGTCGGAGCTAACATCAATTTAGCCAAAGAGGTCTTGGCGGTTCCCATCGAGCCAGCGAAACTTCCGGAGCCGGGGCTGGCGTTGAAAGAAGAGAGTACCGCGATCGCGAGCTCAGAGAGTGACGTGGCGGTAGAAACGAGCAGCGAAGCATGGTCAATTTAA
- the PPP1R15 gene encoding protein phosphatase 1 regulatory subunit 15, which produces MCSMQSLPADTTMEKMYSMNDTLNGHTNMHSPKKENMFHSVLNALNVLWGQFSKVPASFIASINYPLSVTVVNNEISHDFFKNLTGKREPLNTDNVYISNGEIKESLDVVESIHNDVFDEKKSYICKIFNKNTKDNLKFSYEYIGIKNKDAERSDEKQSVIHKDVRCNTNNCNYLISLQNSNKTSEEELFEYICSDINTKEMSAMENCYNFEDTYSKDMSDKKQCFNCISNSVDDKIIINKENSCSIPSTNALNTQIVQQTAVPNLFTNMLQKVISSVTDRFCKTDLVESDLGPKRSFSPRQRRKLNIVAKGRGRGRAKSQLRRSGVSQTRHRKERTKHDIRVDIENDFKCWQELEEYDITEIQKTEESGNLYLGEATVDTVQYIIEETVSPLTYTFANVEPKIQKQKICRNINCGISRFSAKMRSILEYPEQTDTFDQNFVENRYDLQKNTFRPRLISESSIDSEDSYCIVFETGSEVTCKSDVEYSEDSEESDVDQTNEDEKLFKDEISISPIQKVKFNLNPVIHIMVHWDYAYRAARKGPWEEMARDRDRFRGRINSIERILSPILTVQHRTHIWHERFTLTE; this is translated from the exons ATGTGTTCTATGCAGAGTTTACCTGCAGATACAACAATGGAAAAAATGTATTCGATGAACGATACATTGAATGGACACACAAACATGCATAGCCCAAAGAAAGAAAACATGTTTCACAGTGTCCTCAACGCTTTGAACGTACTTTGGGGACAATTTTCTAAAGTTCCTGCTTCATTCATAGCAAGTATTAATTATCCGTTGTCTGTAACAGTTGTAAACAATGAAATTTCACACGACTTTTTTAAGAATCTGACAGGTAAAAGAGAACCATTAAATACCGATAATGTGTACATCTCCAATGGCGAGATCAAAGAATCTTTAGATGTTGTCGAGAGTATTCATAATGATGTATTTGATGAAAAAAAATCATACATatgcaaaatttttaataaaaatacaaaagataatttaaaatttagttaTGAATATATTGGTATCAAGAACAAAGATGCAGAGAGATCTGATGAAAAGCAATCAGTCATTCATAAAGATGTTAGATGTAAtacaaataattgtaattatttaatatcacTTCAAAATTCGAACAAAACAAGTGAGGAGGAATTGTTTGAATACATTTGTTCTGATATAAACACGAAGGAAATGAGTGCTATGgaaaattgttataattttgAAGACACATACAGTAAGGATATGTCCGATAAAAAACAATGTTTTAATTGCATTAGTAACAGTGTGGATGATAAGATTATTATAAATAAGGAAAACTCTTGTTCAATACCTAGTACAAATGCATTAAATACACAGATAGTTCAACAAACTGCAGTCCCTAATTTGTTCACAAATATGTTGCAAAAAGTCATTAGCAGTGTAACAGATAGATTTTGTAAAACAGACCTTGTTGAATCAGACTTGGGTCCAAAACGATCATTCTCACCGAGGCAACGGAGGAAACTTAATATAGTGGCAAAAGGTCGAGGACGGGGACGAGCAAAGTCGCAGCTTAGGCGTTCTGGAGTCAGCCAAACGAGACACAGAAAGGAACGTACTAAACATGATATTAGAGTAGATATAGAAAACGATTTTAAATGCTGGCAAGAACTTGAAGAGTATGATATAACAGAAATTCAGAAAACAGAAGAATCAGGAAATTTATATTTAGGTGAAGCTACAGTAGATACTGTACAATATATTATAGAAGAGACAGTGAGTCCTCTAACATATACGTTTGCCAATGTAGAGCCCAAAATTCAGAAACAAAAAATATGTAGAAACATTAATTGTGGTATATCTAGATTTTCTGCAAAAATGAGAAGTATACTCGAATATCCAGAACAAACAGATACCTTTGATCAGAATTTTGTTGAAAACAGATACGATTTGCAAAAGAATACATTTCGACCACGTTTAATATCAGAAAGTTCTATTGACTCAGAAGATAGTTACTGCATAGTATTTGAGACTGGTTCCGAAGTAACTTGCAAAAGTGATGTTGAATATAGCGAAGACAGTGAAGAGAGCGATGTAGATCAAACAAACGAAGATGAAAAACTATTCAAAGATGAAATATCTATATCTCCGATTCAAAAA gtaaaatttaatttgaatcCAGTAATTCATATAATGGTGCATTGGGACTATGCATACCGTGCAGCTCGAAAAGGTCCATGGGAAGAAATGGCGAGAGATAGAGACCGATTTAGAGGCcgaataaattctatagaaCGTATTCTTAGTCCTATATTAACAGTACAGCACAGAACTCATATTTGGCATGAGCGATTTACACTTACTGAATAA